A window of the Sardina pilchardus chromosome 21, fSarPil1.1, whole genome shotgun sequence genome harbors these coding sequences:
- the ankrd50 gene encoding ankyrin repeat domain-containing protein 50, translated as MRNSLNTSSYLTMAQTSLLQGKRFYCREWVFHKIQHCLQEKTNSLSNVTGSTPGKQAVPTAGGPPNPVSGGSGGGSGAAAGSGKGASWGVLLVGGPGSGKTALCTELLWPSSPQGLHRGLHQQSLAFHFCRADDSDTLCVSGFIRGLVAQICRGGLVPGYEEKVREPAVQSALQPGECERNPTEAFKRCVLLPLLSAKPPPQALFLLVDSIDEGCQLGESEQRVASGSPRTIAELLASHHEFLPPWLLLVCSARRQNKAITKLFTGFRKISLDDLRKAYIVKDVQQYILHRLDQEEALRQHLTKETAEMLNQLHIKSSGCFLYLERVLDGVVESFIMLREIRDIPGTLNGLYLWLCQRLFVRKQFAKVQPILNVMLAACRPLTVKELYHAVWTKNMTLTMEEFQKKMDILSKLLVDGLSNTKILFHYSFAEWLLDVKHCTQKYLCNAAEGHRMMAMSYTCRAKQLKPLEVQEFALHLINSNLQIEPFNLALWMVWNGTPAKDSLSTSIPKEQEVLQLLVKAGAHVNNEDDHASCIVQQALEREDSIRTLLDNGASVNQADSSGRTLLANAAYSGNLDVVNLLITRRANMELEDNHGQTPLTLAARQGHTKVVNCLIGFEANINHTDHDGWTALRSAAWGGHSEVVSALLYAGAKVDCADADGRTALRAAAWGGHEDIVLNLLQHGAEVNKADNEGRTALIAAAYMGHREIVEHLLDHGAEVNHEDVDGRTALSVAALCVPASKGHASVVSLLIDRGAEVDHCDKDCMTPLLVAAYEGHVDVVDLLLEGGADVDHTDNNGRTPLLAAASMGHASVVNTLLFWGAAVDSIDSEGRTVLSIASAQGNVEVVRTLLDRGLDENHRDDAGWTPLHMASFEGHRQVCDALLEQGARCIEVDNDGRIPLILAAQEGHYDCVHILLENKSCLDQRGYDGRNSLRVAALEGHRDIVELLLSHGADIDHKDADGRPTLYILALENQLAMAEYFLENGANVEASDTEGRTALHVSCWQGHVEMVRMLINYHADVNACDNEKRSALQSAAWQGHAKVVQFLIDNGTHVDHTCNQGATALGIAAQEGHIDVVQILLEHGADPNHADQFGRTAMRVAAKGGHTMIIKLLEKYGASSLNGCNPSPIHTMEQKTPLTVSGKMQSLTIKSNSSGSTGAGDMQSTGRGLQNGPVHAFSSPSESPDSTVDRQKSSLSNNSLKSSKNSSLRTTSSTATAQTVPIDSFHGLSFTEQIQQHSLPRSRSRQSIVSPSSTTKSIGPQPSSPTSEFDWGQIKPGLKQSKGTKNSTSNCSNKMGSGDKKKSKNSGPAQGQVLEYEMTQFDKRIALNNPVSNIGIKDPHCKIVVGGPMLDSGQTQEQYYIQQQSLAEKKRNGIMTNPNYHLQGNQVFLGRVSVPRALQNRGHQDVLDNYPIGETELSLKQALKLQIEGSDPGYNYKKETPL; from the exons ATGAGGAATAGCCTGAACACCAGTAGCTATCTCACAATGGCACAAACCAGTTTGCTGCAGGGGAAGCGCTTTTACTGCAGGGAGTGGGTCTTCCACAAGATCCAGCATTGCCTCCAGGAAAAGACTAACAGCCTCAGCAATGTGACCGGCAGCACTCCCGGCAAGCAGGCTGTCCCCACCGCCGGTGGGCCCCCCAACCCGgtcagcggcggcagcggcggcggaagTGGCGCCGCAGCCGGGTCGGGCAAAGGGGCGTCCTggggggtgctgctggtggGGGGTCCGGGCAGCGGCAAGACGGCCCTGTGCACGGAGCTCCTGTGGCCCAGCTCTCCGCAGGGCCTGCACCGCGGCCTCCACCAGCAGAGCCTGGCCTTCCACTTCTGCCGGGCGGACGACTCGGACACGCTGTGCGTGAGCGGCTTCATCCGCGGCCTGGTGGCGCAGATCTGCCGCGGCGGCCTGGTGCCGGGCTACGAGGAGAAGGTGCGCGAGCCGGCCGTGCAGAGCGCCCTGCAGCCGGGCGAGTGCGAGCGCAACCCCACCGAGGCGTTCAAGAG gtgtgtgctcctgcccctgctgaGTGCCAAGCCTCCTCCCCAGGCCCTGTTCCTGCTGGTGGACTCCATAGACGAGGGCTGCCAGCTGGGGGAGAGCGAGCAGCGCGTGGCCTCGGGCAGCCCCAGGACCATCGCCGAGCTCCTGGCCAGCCACCACGAGTTCCTGCCACCCTGGCTGCTCCTCGTCTGCTCCGCCCGACGCCAGAATAAGGCCATCACCAAACTCTTCACTG GGTTCCGAAAGATCAGTCTGGATGACCTGCGCAAGGCGTACATCGTCAAGGATGTCCAGCAGTACATCCTACATAGGCTGGACCAGGAGGAGGCCTTACGACAACACCTCACCAAGGAGACGGCCGAGATGCTCAACCAGCTGCACATCAAGAGCAGCGGTTGCTTCCTCTACCTGGAGCGTGTGCTGGACGGAGTGGTAGAGAGCTTCATCATGCTGCGGGAGATCCGTGACATTCCCGGCACCCTCAACGGCCTCTACCTTTGGCTTTGCCAGAGGCTGTTTGTGCGGAAACAGTTTGCTAAAGTGCAGCCCATTCTGAACGTCATGCTCGCAGCCTGCCGACCCCTCACCGTGAAAGAGCTTTACCATGCTGTTTGGACTAAAAACATGACTCTGACCATGGAGGAGTTCCAGAAGAAAATGGACATCCTCTCCAAACTTCTTGTTGATGGACTCAGCAACACGAAGATTCTTTTTCACTACAGCTTTGCGGAATGGCTCCTTGACGTGAAGCACTGTACACAAAAGTACCTGTGCAATGCTGCCGAGGGGCACAGGATGATGGCAATGAGTTACACGTGCAGGGCCAAGCAGCTCAAACCTCTGGAGGTGCAAGAGTTTGCTCTCCACCTGATCAATTCCAACCTGCAGATAGAACCCTTTAACCTTGCTCTGTGGATGGTGTGGAATGGCACCCCTGCTAAAGACTCTCTGTCAACCTCAATCCCAAAAGAGCAGGAGGTCTTGCAGCTCCTGGTCAAAGCTGGGGCTCATGTCAACAACGAGGACGATCACGCCTCTTGCATTGTGCAGCAAGCCCTCGAGAGGGAAGACTCCATCCGCACGTTGCTTGACAACGGGGCCTCTGTGAACCAGGCAGACTCCAGCGGGCGAACACTTCTGGCTAACGCTGCGTATAGTGGAAATCTAGATGTGGTCAACCTGTTGATTACCAGAAGGGCCAACATGGAGCTCGAAGACAACCACGGTCAGACGCCCCTTACACTGGCAGCAAGGCAAGGTCACACCAAGGTGGTCAACTGCCTCATTGGCTTTGAGGCAAACATCAACCACACTGACCACGACGGCTGGACTGCCCTCAGATCCGCAGCGTGGGGTGGCCACTCGGAGGTCGTCTCGGCCCTCCTTTACGCTGGCGCCAAAGTGGACTGTGCGGACGCGGATGGCAGAACGGCTCTCAGGGCAGCAGCCTGGGGAGGACACGAGGACATTGTGCTCAACCTGCTCCAGCACGGTGCCGAGGTGAACAAGGCAGACAATGAAGGACGGACAGCCCTGATTGCGGCAGCTTACATGGGGCATAGGGAGATTGTGGAGCACCTGCTGGACCATGGGGCAGAGGTGAATCACGAGGATGTGGACGGCAGGACGGCTCTCTCAGTGGCTGCCCTCTGTGTGCCGGCCAGCAAAGGCCACGCGTCGGTCGTCAGCCTCCTGATAGACCGTGGAGCAGAGGTCGACCATTGTGACAAAGACTGCATGACCCCTCTGCTTGTGGCTGCCTATGAAGGACATGTGGATGTAGTGGACTTACTCTTAGAGGGTGGCGCTGATGTTGATCACACAGACAACAATGGAAGAACGCCACTCCTCGCTGCTGCCTCAATGGGCCACGCCTCTGTGGTCAACACACTGCTTTTCTGGGGCGCAGCTGTGGACAGTATCGACAGTGAAGGAAGAACAGTGCTCAGCATTGCGTCCGCTCAGGGGAACGTGGAAGTGGTCAGGACTCTGCTGGACAGAGGCTTGGACGAGAACCACAGGGACGATGCAGGTTGGACGCCCCTGCACATGGCCTCCTTCGAAGGCCACCGTCAAGTGTGCGACGCACTCCTTGAGCAAGGTGCCCGGTGCATAGAGGTGGATAACGACGGGCGGATCCCCCTCATACTGGCCGCACAAGAGGGCCACTACGACTGTGTGCACATACTGCTCGAAAACAAGTCCTGCCTCGACCAGCGGGGGTACGACGGGAGGAATTCTCTGCGAGTGGCCGCCTTGGAAGGTCACAGAGACATAGTGGAGTTGCTTCTAAGTCATGGGGCAGACATAGACCACAAAGACGCAGACGGGCGGCCCACCTTGTACATACTGGCACTTGAGAATCAGCTGGCTATGGCGGAGTACTTTCTGGAGAACGGAGCCAACGTGGAAGCCAGTGACACGGAAGGGAGAACAGCGCTGCACGTCTCGTGCTGGCAAGGACACGTAGAGATGGTGAGGATGCTGATCAACTACCATGCCGACGTCAACGCCTGTGATAATGAGAAGCGATCTGCCCTGCAGTCAGCCGCATGGCAGGGTCACGCCAAGGTCGTCCAGTTTCTGATCGACAACGGGACTCATGTTGATCACACTTGCAATCAGGGAGCCACGGCGCTTGGAATTGCCGCCCAGGAAGGTCATATTGATGTTGTCCAGATTCTGCTGGAGCACGGCGCAGATCCTAACCATGCCGACCAATTTGGCCGAACAGCCATGAGAGTAGCCGCCAAGGGTGGGCACACGATGATCATTAAACTCTTGGAGAAATACGGCGCCTCTAGCCTCAATGGCTGCAATCCTTCTCCAATACACACCATGGAACAGAAGACTCCTCTCACTGTCTCGGGGAAGATGCAGTCCCTTACAATCAAGTCTAACAGCTCTGGGAGCACAGGAGCCGGTGATATGCAATCGACAGGACGTGGCCTGCAAAACGGGCCAGTGCACGCCTTCAGCTCCCCCTCAGAGTCGCCAGACTCCACCGTGGACCGTCAGAAATCGTCTCTCTCCAACAACTCCCTGAAAAGCTCAAAGAACTCCTCATTGAGGACCACCTCGTCCACTGCAACCGCCCAGACTGTGCCCATAGATAGTTTTCATGGGCTCTCCTTCACCGAGCAGATTCAGCAGCACTCTCTTCCACGCAGTCGAAGCAGACAGTCCATTGTCTCACCTTCGTCCACAACCAAGTCCATAGGGCCGCAGCCTAGCTCTCCTACCAGCGAGTTTGACTGGGGGCAAATCAAGCCAGGGCTCAAGCAAAGCAAAGGCACCAAAAACAGCACATCTAACTGTTCCAACAAAATGGGCTCAGGGGACAAGAAGAAGTCCAAGAACAGTGGCCCTGCACAGGGTCAAGTTCTGGAGTATGAGATGACACAGTTCGACAAGAGGATTGCGCTCAACAACCCCGTGTCCAACATTGGCATCAAGGACCCACACTGTAAGATAGTGGTTGGTGGCCCAATGCTAGACTCGGGGCAGACCCAAGAACAGTACTACATCCAACAGCAGAGCTTAGCTGAGAAAAAGAGGAACGGTATCATGACCAACCCCAACTATCACCTACAGGGCAATCAGGTTTTCCTTGGGAGAGTGTCTGTCCCCAGAGCTCTGCAGAATAGAGGGCATCAGGATGTCTTGGACAATTACCCAATTGGGGAGACAGAGTTAAGCCTTAAACAAGCCCTCAAACTGCAAATTGAAGGATCAGACCCTGGGTATAACTACAAAAAGGAAACTCCATTATAA